A genome region from Blautia coccoides includes the following:
- a CDS encoding hydrogenase iron-sulfur subunit, with the protein MSIEAKEEFRPKIVAFCCNWCSYAGADLAGSSRLSYPADVKIIRVPCSCRVNPMFILRAFEKGADGVILCGCHPGDCHYSTGNYYARRRMTLLFSMLDYIGVENGRTRVEWVSAAEGVKFSTTMNEFVEKVRSLGKNVRLEDLRCRK; encoded by the coding sequence ATGTCGATAGAAGCAAAAGAAGAATTCAGACCTAAAATTGTGGCATTCTGCTGTAACTGGTGCAGCTATGCAGGCGCGGATCTGGCCGGAAGCAGTCGTCTTTCCTACCCTGCAGACGTTAAGATCATCCGTGTGCCCTGTTCCTGCCGTGTAAATCCTATGTTCATTTTACGGGCATTTGAAAAAGGCGCTGACGGCGTGATCCTCTGCGGATGTCATCCGGGAGACTGCCACTACAGCACAGGAAATTACTATGCCAGAAGGCGTATGACACTGTTATTCTCCATGCTTGACTATATCGGTGTGGAAAACGGACGTACCCGTGTGGAATGGGTGTCCGCAGCGGAGGGCGTTAAATTCTCCACGACCATGAATGAGTTTGTGGAAAAAGTCCGCTCTCTGGGCAAGAACGTAAGATTGGAGGATTTGAGATGCAGGAAGTAG
- a CDS encoding 4Fe-4S dicluster domain-containing protein — MQEVVSRAKELLADGTVARVLGWKAGDLPYNPEPAYFEKEEDFENFVYNGFCGANLSKYMIEASKLEGKTLVCLKPCDTYSFNQLIKEHRVDRDKAYIIGVGCKGKLDIEKIKSMGIKGIQNISGAEITDEADILTIQTLYGEKTCSYADAMLERCHVCKGKEHKIYDEIIGESKETKDAERFDGVAAIEAMSPEEKFAFFQKELSKCIRCNACRNVCPACSCRKCVFDSNKFDSSQKANVDSFEEKMFHIIRAFHVAGRCTDCGECSRVCPQGIPLHLFNRKFIKDIDEFYGEYQAGEDTDSKGPLTDFTFEDVEPGIVAERG; from the coding sequence ATGCAGGAAGTAGTGAGCCGTGCAAAAGAGCTGTTAGCGGACGGTACCGTAGCCCGTGTCCTCGGCTGGAAAGCGGGAGACCTGCCTTACAATCCGGAACCGGCGTATTTTGAAAAAGAAGAAGACTTTGAAAACTTTGTATATAACGGGTTCTGCGGAGCCAATTTGAGCAAATATATGATCGAGGCCTCCAAGCTGGAGGGAAAAACCCTGGTATGTCTGAAGCCCTGTGATACTTACAGCTTTAACCAGCTCATCAAGGAACACAGAGTTGACAGAGACAAAGCCTATATTATCGGTGTCGGCTGCAAAGGCAAGCTGGATATTGAGAAGATCAAGAGCATGGGGATCAAGGGAATCCAGAACATTTCCGGTGCGGAGATCACAGACGAAGCAGATATCCTTACCATCCAGACTCTCTATGGAGAGAAAACATGTTCTTACGCGGATGCCATGCTGGAGAGATGCCATGTGTGCAAGGGAAAAGAGCATAAGATCTACGATGAAATAATAGGGGAATCCAAAGAGACAAAGGACGCGGAACGTTTTGACGGTGTGGCTGCCATTGAAGCCATGAGCCCGGAAGAGAAATTTGCATTTTTCCAAAAGGAACTGAGCAAATGTATCCGATGCAATGCCTGTAGAAATGTATGTCCTGCATGCAGCTGCAGAAAATGTGTATTTGACAGTAATAAATTCGACAGTTCCCAGAAGGCCAATGTGGATTCCTTTGAAGAGAAAATGTTCCACATCATCCGGGCCTTCCACGTGGCGGGACGCTGTACAGACTGCGGTGAGTGCAGCCGTGTATGTCCCCAGGGAATTCCGCTTCATCTGTTCAACCGGAAATTCATCAAGGACATTGATGAGTTCTACGGGGAATATCAGGCCGGTGAAGACACAGATTCAAAAGGACCGCTGACAGACTTTACATTTGAGGATGTAGAGCCGGGTATTGTGGCAGAAAGGGGATAA
- a CDS encoding 4Fe-4S dicluster domain-containing protein: MYKTAKENLAALFQLIAGTQELYLPVKVSGQVNFRAWSEDAEVALDTLKTVKSPKDAFFPQSEDLYTCKKDGKKLTVEPEALKEQDFVVFGMRACDVKGVEVLDKVFLADPVDSFYAARREHGTIVAMACHEPEETCFCKVFGVDCAEPVADVAVWMAGDELYWKPLTEKGETLTKSVESLLTKAEAADEKTLEEEKASIRAIVEKLPYSNLSLEGWNGEALDEKFNSELWEELYKPCLACGTCTFVCPTCQCYDIKDYDTGHGIKRYRCWDSCMYSDFTMMAHGNNRTSQMQRFRQRFMHKLVYFPANNDGMYSCVGCGRCVEKCPASLNIVKVIKSFQKQGGDK; this comes from the coding sequence ATGTATAAGACAGCAAAAGAAAATCTGGCGGCATTATTCCAGTTAATTGCCGGCACTCAGGAATTATATCTGCCTGTAAAAGTGAGCGGACAGGTGAACTTCAGAGCCTGGAGCGAGGATGCAGAGGTGGCCCTTGATACACTGAAGACAGTGAAATCCCCCAAAGACGCATTTTTCCCTCAGAGTGAAGATCTGTATACCTGTAAAAAGGATGGAAAAAAACTGACGGTTGAGCCGGAAGCACTGAAAGAACAGGATTTTGTGGTATTTGGAATGAGAGCCTGTGATGTAAAAGGTGTGGAGGTTTTAGATAAAGTATTTTTAGCTGACCCGGTGGATTCTTTCTATGCCGCAAGACGTGAGCACGGAACCATTGTGGCCATGGCGTGTCATGAGCCGGAGGAAACCTGCTTTTGTAAGGTGTTCGGTGTGGACTGTGCAGAGCCTGTGGCAGATGTGGCTGTATGGATGGCGGGAGATGAGCTTTACTGGAAACCTCTCACTGAGAAGGGGGAAACCCTCACAAAATCTGTGGAGAGCCTTCTGACCAAAGCAGAAGCAGCAGACGAGAAGACATTGGAGGAAGAGAAAGCTTCCATCCGCGCCATTGTTGAGAAACTTCCGTATTCAAACCTTTCCCTGGAAGGATGGAATGGGGAGGCATTAGATGAAAAATTTAACTCTGAGCTTTGGGAAGAGCTGTACAAACCTTGTCTGGCCTGTGGTACATGTACCTTTGTATGTCCTACCTGCCAGTGCTATGACATCAAGGATTACGACACAGGACATGGAATCAAGAGATACCGCTGCTGGGATTCCTGCATGTACTCTGATTTCACCATGATGGCACACGGAAATAACCGTACAAGTCAGATGCAGCGTTTCCGTCAGAGATTCATGCATAAGCTGGTATACTTCCCGGCAAACAACGATGGGATGTATTCCTGTGTAGGCTGCGGTAGATGTGTAGAAAAATGCCCGGCTTCCTTAAATATTGTGAAAGTTATCAAATCCTTTCAGAAACAGGGAGGTGACAAATAA
- a CDS encoding FAD/NAD(P)-binding protein translates to MSECTCHKNYTLDTLIPQVGVITDIRQETPDVKTFRVNAPEGGKLFEHMPGQCAMVCAPGISEGMFSITSSPTNKEFQEFSIKKCGILTDYLHSLEVGDEITVRGPYGNHFPVETELKGKNLLFIAGGIGLAPLRSVINYVLDNRENYGTVDILYGSRSADDLVQLKEIQEVWMKTEGVNVYLTIDREQEGWDGHVGFVPNYLKEVGFTTDKTALVCGPPIMIKFVLAALQEMGFSKEQVYTTLELRMKCGVGKCGRCNIGSKYVCKDGPVFRCDEIDELPNEY, encoded by the coding sequence ATGAGCGAATGTACCTGTCATAAAAATTATACGCTGGATACCCTGATCCCCCAGGTGGGAGTTATCACAGATATCCGCCAGGAGACACCGGATGTAAAGACCTTCCGCGTGAACGCGCCGGAGGGCGGCAAACTTTTTGAGCATATGCCGGGACAGTGTGCCATGGTGTGTGCACCGGGCATCAGTGAAGGTATGTTTTCCATTACTTCCTCACCGACCAATAAAGAATTCCAGGAATTCAGCATCAAGAAGTGTGGTATCCTTACCGATTATCTCCACAGCCTTGAGGTTGGAGATGAGATCACAGTGAGAGGACCTTACGGAAACCATTTCCCGGTAGAGACAGAATTAAAAGGGAAAAACCTGCTGTTTATCGCGGGCGGTATCGGCCTTGCGCCTCTGCGTTCGGTGATCAACTATGTACTTGACAACAGAGAGAACTACGGCACTGTGGATATCCTTTACGGTTCCCGTTCCGCAGACGACCTGGTTCAGTTAAAAGAGATCCAGGAAGTATGGATGAAGACAGAGGGTGTGAACGTATATCTGACGATTGACCGGGAACAGGAAGGCTGGGACGGTCATGTGGGATTTGTACCTAACTACTTAAAAGAGGTGGGATTTACCACTGACAAGACAGCCCTTGTCTGCGGGCCGCCGATCATGATCAAATTCGTGCTGGCAGCTCTGCAGGAGATGGGATTTTCCAAAGAGCAGGTGTACACAACACTGGAACTGCGTATGAAATGCGGTGTCGGAAAATGCGGCCGCTGCAACATCGGTTCTAAATATGTATGTAAAGACGGACCTGTTTTCCGCTGTGACGAGATAGATGAGTTACCGAACGAGTATTGA
- a CDS encoding 2Fe-2S iron-sulfur cluster-binding protein has product MEKMVNVYFFGKRYSVPADLTIMTAMEYAGYTLKRGCGCRHGFCGACATIYRIKGINELKTCLACQTQVEEGMYVASIPYFPTDKRTYEIEEIKPTQQIMMELYPEIYSCIGCNACTKACTQDLNVMQYIAYAQRGEFEKCAEESFDCISCGCCSVRCPAGISHPMVGLLARRLTGKYIAPETQHLKKRVEEIHEGAYDELIEQVMQKPITEMQELYNTREIEK; this is encoded by the coding sequence ATGGAAAAAATGGTAAATGTATATTTTTTCGGCAAGAGATACAGTGTGCCTGCGGATCTGACGATCATGACAGCCATGGAATACGCCGGATATACTCTGAAAAGAGGCTGCGGCTGCCGTCATGGTTTCTGCGGAGCATGTGCTACAATTTATAGGATCAAAGGAATCAACGAGCTGAAGACCTGCCTTGCCTGTCAGACACAGGTGGAGGAAGGTATGTATGTGGCAAGTATTCCTTACTTCCCAACTGACAAGAGAACATATGAAATAGAAGAGATCAAACCTACACAGCAGATCATGATGGAGTTATATCCGGAGATCTATAGCTGTATCGGATGTAATGCCTGTACAAAAGCCTGTACCCAGGATTTAAATGTTATGCAGTATATTGCCTATGCCCAGAGAGGTGAATTCGAGAAATGCGCGGAGGAATCCTTTGACTGCATTAGCTGCGGCTGCTGTTCCGTGAGATGTCCGGCTGGTATTTCTCATCCGATGGTGGGCCTTCTGGCAAGACGTCTTACAGGAAAATACATTGCGCCTGAGACGCAGCACCTGAAAAAACGTGTGGAGGAAATCCATGAAGGCGCGTATGATGAGCTGATCGAACAGGTGATGCAGAAGCCGATCACAGAAATGCAGGAACTTTATAACACAAGAGAGATTGAGAAATAG
- a CDS encoding FAD-dependent oxidoreductase codes for MFTPEMLESIKKVEATRDERMGMEPRRMTADEKDALLKAYHPDYREDGFAEIKIGPNKGQKAPTELGSLLHSNSRLLNVDIDLNKVDYDVDVLVIGGGGAGSSAAIEAHEAGANVMIVTKLRIGDANTMMAEGGIQAADKENDSPVQHYLDAFGGGHFAARPELLKRLVMEAPDAIKWLNELGVMFDKDAEGNMVTTHGGGTSRKRMHACKDYSGAEIMRTLRDEVLNRQIPVVEFTSAVELIKDEKGQVAGAVLQNMETDDYMVARAKTVVIATGGAGRLHYQNFPTSNHYGATADGLVLGYRAGAPLLYQDTIQYHPTGVAYPAQIYGALVTEKVRSLGAMLINAEGEAFMHPLETRDVAAASIIRECSDRGKGVETPLGSGVWLDTPMIERIGGEGTIEKRIPAMLRMYMNYDIDMRKQPILVYPTLHYQNGGLEIGGDGFTKAISNLLVAGEAVGGIHGRNRLMGNSLLDIIVFGRNAGKAAAARAKETELGSMTLEHIEKYAEELKNAGIASDDVSPLLLPKYARHER; via the coding sequence ATGTTTACACCAGAAATGCTTGAGTCCATCAAAAAGGTGGAAGCTACCAGAGACGAGCGTATGGGCATGGAACCCAGACGTATGACTGCTGATGAAAAAGATGCTCTCTTAAAGGCTTATCATCCTGATTACAGAGAAGACGGTTTTGCGGAGATCAAGATCGGGCCAAACAAAGGCCAGAAGGCACCTACAGAGCTGGGCAGCCTGCTTCACTCCAACAGTCGTCTGTTAAATGTAGATATTGATCTGAATAAAGTAGATTATGATGTGGATGTGCTGGTGATCGGCGGCGGCGGAGCCGGTTCTTCCGCAGCCATCGAGGCTCACGAAGCCGGCGCCAATGTCATGATCGTGACAAAGCTGCGTATCGGTGATGCCAACACGATGATGGCAGAGGGCGGTATCCAAGCTGCTGACAAAGAGAACGATTCCCCGGTTCAGCATTATCTTGATGCGTTCGGCGGCGGCCACTTTGCAGCAAGACCGGAGCTGTTGAAAAGACTGGTCATGGAAGCACCGGACGCCATTAAATGGCTGAATGAACTGGGTGTAATGTTTGATAAAGACGCAGAGGGCAATATGGTGACAACCCACGGCGGCGGAACATCCAGAAAGAGAATGCATGCCTGCAAGGATTACTCCGGTGCAGAAATCATGCGTACACTCCGCGATGAGGTGCTGAACCGACAGATCCCCGTTGTGGAATTTACATCTGCAGTGGAGCTGATCAAAGATGAGAAGGGTCAGGTGGCAGGTGCTGTTCTTCAGAACATGGAGACAGATGATTACATGGTGGCAAGAGCCAAAACAGTAGTTATCGCCACAGGCGGAGCAGGCCGTCTCCACTATCAGAATTTCCCGACCTCCAACCACTATGGCGCAACTGCCGACGGACTGGTTCTGGGATACCGCGCAGGCGCTCCCCTTTTATATCAGGATACAATCCAGTATCACCCCACAGGCGTTGCCTATCCGGCACAGATTTACGGTGCGCTTGTTACAGAGAAAGTCCGCTCTCTGGGCGCTATGCTGATCAATGCAGAGGGTGAGGCATTCATGCATCCTCTTGAGACCCGTGATGTTGCCGCTGCATCCATTATCCGCGAGTGCAGTGACAGGGGAAAAGGCGTTGAGACGCCTCTGGGCAGCGGCGTATGGCTGGATACTCCCATGATCGAGAGGATCGGCGGAGAAGGAACTATTGAAAAACGTATTCCTGCCATGCTTCGTATGTACATGAATTACGATATTGATATGCGAAAACAGCCTATTCTTGTATATCCAACTCTTCATTACCAGAACGGCGGTCTGGAAATCGGCGGAGACGGATTTACAAAAGCGATCAGCAACCTGTTGGTAGCAGGAGAAGCCGTGGGAGGAATCCACGGAAGAAACCGTCTGATGGGCAATTCTCTTCTGGATATTATTGTATTCGGCCGTAACGCAGGTAAGGCAGCGGCAGCCAGAGCAAAAGAGACAGAACTTGGCTCTATGACACTGGAGCATATTGAAAAATATGCAGAGGAACTGAAAAACGCAGGCATTGCTTCCGATGATGTATCTCCATTATTGCTTCCTAAGTATGCCCGTCATGAAAGATAA
- a CDS encoding fumarate hydratase, giving the protein MREIMASQITDVIENLCIQANEHLPEDVKCAIKNCRACEDWEIAQGVLDNIIENFEIADEQNVPICQDTGMACVFLEIGQDVHITGGDLSEAVNEGVRRGYDKGYLRKSVVKDPVRRGNTGDNTPAMIYTEIVPGEQIKITVGPKGFGSENMSAIRMFKPSAGLQGIKDFILETVETAGPNPCPPMVVGVGIGGTFDKAALLAKKALMRPIDSSNEDPYYADLEVEMLDKINKLGIGPQGFGGKTTAIGLNIETMPTHIAGMPCAININCHVTRHKTEVI; this is encoded by the coding sequence ATGCGTGAAATAATGGCAAGCCAGATAACAGATGTCATTGAAAATCTTTGCATCCAGGCTAATGAGCATCTGCCTGAGGATGTAAAATGTGCGATCAAAAACTGCAGAGCCTGTGAAGACTGGGAAATCGCGCAGGGTGTGCTGGACAATATTATTGAGAATTTTGAGATCGCTGACGAACAGAATGTGCCAATTTGCCAGGATACCGGTATGGCATGTGTCTTCCTGGAAATCGGACAGGATGTGCACATCACAGGCGGTGATCTGAGTGAGGCTGTAAATGAGGGCGTACGCCGGGGATATGACAAGGGATATCTGAGAAAATCCGTAGTAAAAGACCCGGTTCGCAGAGGAAATACAGGTGACAATACACCGGCTATGATCTATACGGAAATTGTCCCGGGAGAGCAGATCAAGATCACCGTAGGTCCAAAAGGTTTTGGAAGTGAGAATATGAGTGCTATCCGCATGTTCAAACCGTCTGCAGGACTGCAGGGGATCAAGGATTTCATCCTGGAGACTGTTGAGACGGCAGGCCCCAACCCATGTCCGCCTATGGTGGTAGGTGTGGGTATTGGCGGTACCTTTGACAAGGCAGCCCTTCTCGCAAAAAAAGCACTGATGCGCCCCATTGATTCTTCCAATGAAGACCCGTACTACGCAGACCTGGAAGTGGAAATGCTGGACAAGATCAACAAGCTGGGAATCGGCCCCCAGGGATTCGGCGGTAAGACCACAGCTATTGGCCTGAACATCGAAACCATGCCTACACATATTGCAGGTATGCCCTGTGCCATTAATATCAACTGCCACGTAACACGCCACAAAACGGAGGTGATCTAA
- a CDS encoding Fe-S-containing hydro-lyase — MEKHITLPLTEELAKTLHAGDTVYVTGTIYTSRDAGHKRMCEALAKGEELPFDPTDATIYYVGPTPAKPGQVIGSAGPTTSGRMDAYAPTMMSVGARGMIGKGARLPEVIEAMKKYSGVYFGATGGAGALLAKCIKKAELIAYEDLGAEALRKLYVEDMPLFVIIDSEGKNLYEEGRAAYLAQHKE, encoded by the coding sequence ATGGAAAAACATATTACACTGCCCCTTACCGAAGAGTTGGCGAAAACTCTTCATGCGGGAGATACCGTATATGTAACAGGAACCATCTATACCTCACGTGACGCAGGCCACAAGCGTATGTGTGAAGCACTGGCAAAAGGTGAGGAGCTTCCTTTTGACCCCACAGATGCCACCATTTATTATGTAGGGCCTACCCCGGCAAAACCGGGACAGGTCATCGGTTCCGCAGGCCCCACAACCAGCGGCCGTATGGATGCCTATGCGCCGACCATGATGTCCGTGGGAGCCAGAGGCATGATCGGAAAAGGTGCCCGTCTTCCGGAAGTCATTGAAGCCATGAAAAAATACAGCGGCGTTTATTTCGGAGCCACCGGCGGAGCAGGTGCGCTGCTTGCAAAATGTATCAAAAAGGCAGAGCTGATCGCATATGAAGATTTAGGCGCAGAAGCTCTGAGAAAATTATATGTGGAGGATATGCCCCTTTTTGTCATCATCGACAGTGAAGGAAAGAACCTGTACGAAGAGGGAAGAGCCGCATATCTGGCACAGCATAAAGAGTAA
- a CDS encoding IS3 family transposase yields the protein MKLGKLRYESKYLAIRHFHETEQWSIAWMCKQLEISRAAYYKWLDREIPKQESENLKLAKLIKEYDQRFGHILGYRRMTSWINRFNHTAYGKKRVHRIMKKLGIQSVIRKKKKKYTSSPPETTAENKLCRDFYASAPNQKWSTDVTEFKIPGEKKKLYLSAIIDLYDRYPVSYVISSRNDNQLVFKTFDKAVISNPNATPIFHSDRGFQYTSRVFQKKLKEHEMEQSMSRVGHCIDNGPTEGFWGIIKSEMYQMYEITDETTLRHAIKEYMKFYSAERPQDRYHCKTPLEVRNEAIAAEHPEEYPIPKNKRIEKYKEKWCA from the coding sequence GTGAAGCTTGGAAAGCTGCGTTACGAATCAAAATATTTAGCAATCAGACATTTCCATGAAACAGAGCAATGGAGCATTGCATGGATGTGCAAACAGCTTGAAATCTCAAGGGCAGCTTATTATAAATGGCTGGACCGGGAGATTCCGAAACAGGAATCGGAAAATCTTAAGCTGGCAAAACTGATTAAAGAATACGATCAACGCTTTGGCCATATCTTAGGCTATCGAAGAATGACTTCATGGATCAATCGCTTTAACCATACTGCTTATGGAAAAAAGCGGGTACATCGGATTATGAAGAAACTGGGTATACAATCTGTAATCAGAAAGAAAAAGAAAAAATACACATCTTCTCCCCCGGAAACAACCGCAGAAAACAAGCTATGCAGGGATTTTTATGCGTCTGCACCAAACCAGAAATGGTCTACAGATGTAACTGAGTTTAAAATACCGGGCGAAAAAAAGAAGCTGTATCTAAGTGCAATCATTGATTTATATGACCGATACCCTGTTTCCTATGTAATCAGCAGCCGGAATGATAATCAACTGGTGTTTAAAACATTTGATAAGGCGGTGATCTCCAATCCAAACGCAACGCCGATTTTTCATAGTGACAGAGGTTTTCAATATACTAGCAGAGTGTTTCAGAAGAAACTAAAGGAACATGAAATGGAACAATCCATGTCAAGAGTAGGACACTGTATTGATAATGGCCCCACAGAAGGTTTCTGGGGAATTATAAAATCAGAAATGTATCAGATGTATGAAATTACTGATGAAACGACATTGAGACATGCAATAAAGGAATATATGAAGTTTTATAGCGCAGAACGTCCTCAAGACAGGTATCATTGTAAGACACCGTTAGAAGTAAGGAATGAGGCAATCGCTGCTGAACATCCAGAAGAATACCCTATTCCTAAAAACAAGCGAATCGAAAAATATAAAGAAAAATGGTGTGCATAG
- a CDS encoding helix-turn-helix domain-containing protein: MSKSPHTSEFRAKVSQEYLDGSGSYNYLATKYNIGCKTLKEWVAKYRIHGIGAFIRKTGNASYSSDFKTMCVEAVLSGDGSVDDIAAKYNISSRRVLSQWVVSYNANRELKDYVPKREVYMTEARRKTTVTERKEIVEYCIKHNHDYKGTAFIYNVSYSQVYSWVKKYDVNGEDGLTDKRGHHRADDEVDELERLRRENLRLKRQLEEKDKAVELLKKVKEFERM, translated from the coding sequence ATGTCCAAATCCCCTCATACTTCGGAATTCCGTGCAAAGGTGTCACAGGAATACCTTGATGGATCGGGTTCCTATAATTATTTAGCCACTAAATATAATATCGGGTGTAAAACATTAAAAGAGTGGGTTGCTAAATACAGAATTCATGGAATCGGAGCATTTATCCGTAAAACGGGGAATGCTTCTTACTCATCCGATTTTAAAACCATGTGTGTCGAAGCGGTTTTATCTGGTGATGGAAGCGTAGATGATATCGCTGCTAAATATAACATTTCTTCAAGAAGGGTACTCAGCCAATGGGTTGTGAGTTATAATGCCAATAGGGAACTTAAGGATTATGTTCCGAAAAGGGAGGTCTATATGACAGAGGCCAGAAGAAAAACAACCGTTACTGAACGCAAAGAAATCGTTGAGTATTGTATTAAACATAACCATGATTATAAAGGGACTGCATTCATTTATAACGTTTCATACAGCCAGGTTTATTCCTGGGTAAAAAAGTATGATGTGAATGGAGAAGACGGTTTAACAGATAAACGCGGCCATCACAGAGCAGATGATGAAGTGGATGAACTGGAGCGTTTACGGCGGGAAAATCTCAGGTTGAAACGCCAGCTGGAAGAAAAGGATAAGGCTGTTGAACTACTAAAAAAAGTGAAAGAATTCGAAAGGATGTGA
- a CDS encoding M23 family metallopeptidase — MNRQKWKKYGFMAEVIVLTLTAALCWRDVSQGAFAAGRGTAQAENNSASESAEDSGTDNGGDSGTDNAEDSGMDNGGNSGTDSAEKDYIKWVDFHVTSEAMRQACAYDVDTYGQEGHVNWVDLLAYLGARYGGDFKQYKAKDMDEIAERLQKGETTVEKLSAEINSFDYYREAYGAVLDGLVGEYQIEAEDRGKVSWTKKYGLKGFSPIAKSFPYNDYDDFGVARSYGYKREHLGHDMMGQTGTPIIAVESGYVSAMGWNQYGGWRLGISSFDGRRYYYYAHLRQNFPYCKSLEVGSVVQAGDVVGYMGRTGYSAKENVNNIDTTHLHFGLQLIFDESQREGNHEIWVDVYELVKFLYKNQSEVVRDDATKEWSRMLQMKDPEALEYLKTAKEQPAAGTDSEKPRAELPGL, encoded by the coding sequence ATGAACAGACAGAAATGGAAAAAATATGGTTTTATGGCAGAGGTCATTGTGCTGACCCTGACAGCAGCGCTTTGCTGGAGAGATGTCTCACAAGGCGCATTTGCCGCCGGACGTGGCACAGCCCAGGCAGAAAATAATTCTGCATCAGAAAGTGCAGAGGATTCGGGAACGGACAATGGAGGGGATTCGGGAACGGATAATGCAGAGGATTCCGGAATGGACAATGGAGGGAATTCCGGAACGGATAGTGCAGAGAAGGACTACATAAAGTGGGTGGACTTCCATGTGACAAGTGAAGCCATGCGGCAAGCCTGTGCCTATGATGTGGACACCTATGGGCAGGAAGGCCATGTTAACTGGGTGGATCTGCTGGCTTATCTGGGAGCCAGATACGGCGGTGATTTCAAGCAGTATAAGGCAAAAGACATGGATGAGATTGCCGAAAGGCTCCAAAAAGGCGAGACTACAGTGGAAAAACTGTCCGCTGAGATCAATTCTTTTGACTACTACCGGGAAGCCTACGGCGCAGTTCTGGATGGGTTGGTTGGAGAATATCAGATAGAGGCAGAGGACCGGGGAAAGGTAAGCTGGACAAAAAAGTACGGCCTGAAGGGTTTCAGTCCTATAGCAAAAAGTTTTCCCTATAACGATTATGATGATTTTGGTGTGGCGAGAAGCTATGGGTATAAGAGAGAGCACCTGGGACATGACATGATGGGGCAGACTGGAACACCGATCATAGCTGTGGAATCCGGATATGTATCAGCTATGGGATGGAACCAGTACGGAGGATGGCGTCTGGGTATCAGCAGCTTTGACGGCAGACGATATTATTATTACGCCCACCTGCGTCAGAACTTTCCGTACTGCAAATCCTTGGAAGTGGGCAGTGTTGTTCAGGCCGGGGATGTTGTGGGCTATATGGGACGAACAGGATACAGCGCAAAGGAAAATGTGAATAATATTGACACGACCCATCTGCATTTTGGACTACAGCTTATCTTTGACGAGTCCCAGAGGGAAGGGAATCATGAAATCTGGGTGGATGTCTATGAATTGGTAAAATTTTTGTATAAGAACCAGTCAGAGGTGGTCAGGGATGATGCCACAAAGGAGTGGTCAAGAATGCTCCAGATGAAGGACCCGGAGGCTTTGGAGTATTTGAAGACTGCAAAGGAGCAGCCGGCAGCAGGCACGGATTCGGAGAAGCCGCGAGCTGAGCTTCCAGGATTGTGA